Sequence from the Fragaria vesca subsp. vesca linkage group LG4, FraVesHawaii_1.0, whole genome shotgun sequence genome:
ACCTCGAGGACATGAGATTCAGACATGAGACTGTTGGCGATCAGTTCCGAGAAATCACGAGCGTCTAGTGCATCGTTAGCATTTTCTCCCCATATATCAGAAGCCACCCCCAATCAAACAACAAGCTCCAGACATGACGCTGTTGGCGATGTCAATCCCTTGAGTTAAACAAGAACATGACATTAGCATTTATTTTTAAATATCTCATGTGAATTCTACTAATCATTTTTTTTTTTTGAATATATTTCGTACGTAACCTCACTGATGGAGTGATGGAGGCCTGGAGGGGTCTAGAAATTTTTTATTTTTTACCACATATGTTTAGGTGGTAAATAGAAAACAAGTCAAGGTGACATCAAATGGAAAGCAACCCCGGTTCAACATCATGTGGTTCAGAAGCCTTCTAAATTCAGCTGAAACCTTGTTTAGTGAGGCAAACATGTGGTACTTAGAAGTGTTGTGTACGTTGGCTTCAGAAATTTAAACTTCTTAGATTATTACCAATCATAAAATTTCTGGTGCTTAATTAGTCCATTAAAATTGGTTAATGCATGCTCTTTCTTTCTCGATATTTCAAGCAGCCAAGAATAGTAGGTCCATCTGGTAACTTGGAATCTAAACAGAACAAGATTCACCAGCATTTGCGAGGATATGTTCACCTTGAAGATAATACATTGATGGGATACAAGTACTTCTGCTATTGTATTTGCTAAACTTAGTAGTTTAAGATCTTTTGCTAGCCCAATCAAATATCTTCCAGCAGCTTTCCTTCTTGAAAAAGATTCAGTCACCTGAATATAGTTACAACACCTGAAAGCAGTCTCTCTTACAAGATATATAGATGCATAGCTTGAAGATAACTTAACAAACTAGTCTGAAACACTTGTTTTGAAACAGTAACCAACCTGCTTAAACGCTCGCAGGAACATGCTTTAAATGACTACCTGTGGCTTCTGTAAGAGCAAATATAAGAAAAATTACTTATCAGTCTTGTAAATTGCAGAAGACTTTTTATTTATTTATTTATTTAATTTACTGACAAGGATTAGGCAAAATTACAGAAGACTAAAAGAGGTTCCCGTACACATCCGTTCATTTGAATTGTGAATACTTCAATCAGTACAAAAGTGAAGTGGAAATTTGAACTTAATTCGGTATAGGGAACAGCAAATCATAGTTTGGCTTCAGAACATTATTAAGATGGTAAACAGGCATCTCATCCAGAACTGTGGTTCAACCATACATCTCCCGGAGTCCCGGACAATATTATTTAGATACCAGAGATAGATTGAATCAGTAAATGGAGAGTCATGAAACAAATTTGAACTTTTCGTTGGGACGATAAGAACAAACTAGTACTAAATACTAAGAAAGGACCAAAAATACATGTCAACTTCTCCTTGTTACCAAGTGATAACTACTTATTTGTTACTAAATGTGATCATAATTCATATAATACAAGGCTGATTCCCGCGGCTTGCCGCGGTTTTTTGCAACGTTGTCTGTGTTAATGGAGTACGACAGTTTCATTCATTAAATATTTTCTTACCAGGTGGAAGGACAATATATATACAAGGGTTCATTGTGGAGAGCAAAAATAATTAAGGCAACACTCTAAACAGTGGAAACTGTAAAAAAATTATATGTAGAAGTGGAAATGCAAATGGAATAAAACAGTTGAAATTGAACATGAAAGATACATGAAGAACCATCTTCTGTTAAGAATTCTATGAAATTGGATACATATAGATGAAACTATCTTATAATTTAGGGTATAGGTATGCCTCTCCTCACACCTGCAGTAGAGAAAACCATCCAATTGCTTTGTTATTATAAGTTATAAGGTAAAAGGATGCCCCTGGTCACATTGAAACGAATGAACACTTCTGCAACTGAAATCTCAGTTTTCCCTGAATCAGAATATATAGGTAATCATGAACAGAAATGAGCAAACACAATAAGGCATATATATTGAGAAGGGAGAATTTTAAGGAATAGTGATGCTAAGTGTATTTAGCAGTGTTTACACAAACATAAACTTGCATAGATCATAGACAGGAACATGGTAGTTTTAATTTTAATTCGAAAAGATGTATTTTATATTATATTAGAAAAACAATGATTCATACATAACGCATACATTTGATCAGTTTTCAAAATTTCAGCTTCCAGTTTCAGTTTTGCAAGTGTTAGAATATTGCACCAATGCATTTGATCAGCTTCAATCACATTCGCGCAATGCATAATGCATACATTTACGATAGCACATTTACAATAGCGCATTTACAACAGAGTGAACTTAGATGAAAATGACCACATCCCTTAAACTATTAGGAACCCATATGACTCAGAAGCAGGTACTGATGAACAATGAAAACAAAATATCAAAGAGATACTTCATTGAAGCTACTTAGATGAAGTATTGGAAGTGCTAAACCTTGATAGATTATGGTGCATCATCCTTTGCTAAATTGAAGTATTGATCACAGAGATATGTAGAAATTGAAGTATTGCTTAGATTCGTATCTTCCATATCCCTGATCATAACCATATGTGATTTAGTGTGACAACAACTGCATTTTAATATTAACATCATAACAGCTAATGCAAGGTCTCAGCTTTCAGAATTTCAGCTTCCAGTTTCATTTTTGCAAGTGTTAGAATATTGCACCAATGCATTTGATAAGCTTCAATCACATTTGGGCAATGCATAATGCATACATTTACGAAAGCACATTTACAATAACGTATTTACAACAGATGAACTTAGATGAAAATGACCACATCCCTTAAACTATTAGGAAGGTACTAATGAACAATGAAAACAAAATATCAAAGAGATATGTCATCGAAAGCTACTTAGATGAAGTATTGGAAGTGCTAAACCTTGATAGATTATGGCGCATGCTTAGGAATACAATAAGAAGAAACATCCATTGATCAAAATTAACTTATAGAATACTGCTAACCAAGTTCATGGAACATTTAGAATTTGAAATGTCACTGTATTCAACCAATCAAAACAACTATTTAACATGTCCCAGCTCTAGCAGATCGGCCTATCTCTGCAACGGCAAATCAGAATCTCTTTTATAGAAAAATTTTTTTTACCATTAATACAGCACCTGTAGCACTAACCTGGACATCGTATTCGCTTTCCCAGCTCCCTTTTTTTTCAATCTTTAGACCTCCTCTTCTTCGTCTAAGCAAAACAATACGTGACCGAGTCTGTTGTGCACAACCTGAACAACTATCTAAACTACATCAAATAGTCACATATTATTACCAACCGTAAACCATATCAAATTGTTGGTGTGAAACTAAAGTAAGAAGAAAGACAATATGCAAGGAGAGGTCTGTGTGATAAAGCAAAGGTGAGTATTTACAACTATACGCAAGTAGTTGACAATATGTATCAACTGTCATCCCAGCTCATAGAAAACACAATAAATAAAAGTTAATGAAGATGAAGATCAGTTTAAGATAGACTCACCTACTCCAATATATAACTCCCAATTATACAGCTTGCCTAAGAGCACTTACCTGCAAACATAGAGAGAAAGTAAATATCCATTAAATCAATTAACTGAGGAAATTGAAAGGGGAACCAAAACATGGGTTGATACTTACCGACATACCCAGAAGACTCAAAGTAACAAATGGATCAGTAATAGTCACATACAATTAAAAAAAGCACGAACACATTAGCCTATACACATGAAAAATAACTAAACAGACCAGCTATGTAAATATATATGTACATATTAGGACCTTGAACCTCAGATAAGGAAAGCGAATAAGCAAAGAAAAAGAAAACCTGATATTAGCAAAACTGGTGAAAAGGTAGGGAAAAAAAAAGGAAATAACTATGTCAGTCATAGCAAAAGCAATATCAAAGACGAAAGAACCCTAATAATCATAAGCTAAGAAGATAGAACCCTATGAAAATAATACAATAATAGGATTCCCTGAATACATTCTAGGGAATTCAACGGTATGCAGAAAATCTGGGAACTAATGCAAGCTTGAACCCGTGGTTCTTTTACTACCTAACCAAGAACAGTGGAAGGAAAAGAGGATATGAACCAAGAAAAGCAGCTGCATGTTAGGAAAATAAGCATTTACCTGCGCAAATACTTCTACAACTCGAAGTCGTTCCAAAAACTCTATTGCAACCTGAAGTGCCATGAAAAATCAATAGAAGTTAATTCAGCAATAAAAATTCAACAACTGACACATTAAATTAAATAACTACATCAGCTTAATCACAATATCTTGAATAAAATGCATGAGCATTGCAACCTTGTATAGGTTAGACACACGGAGAGAACATTCTAACAATCAGTAATTGGGTTGAATTGCAACTTATTTGTATTATCGCAAATCCCCTTCTCATATACAACAATTGTATAACAACCCCCAGTCACAAAATTTCAGAACTTTTTGAATTCACTAACTTTCAGGAATTTTTGAATTCACTAACTTTTTGCATCTGAACTCATGATGCAAAGCTGTGATTTTCATTTCTCAAACATTGAAACAAAGTCACACCAGCTGGCATGATCAAAGCACTCCACGAAACTAATCTTAGACTAAGAACAAAACTGAGCATTTAAGCATTATTTTGAAGTTGGATTGCTACCAGTAACAAACATAAGAATTTGAAATGACTCGTAACTAAATTTCTACATATCTCTGTGATCATCAAAATGATAACCTCAGCCCCACCTTGTACCTGAACTCTAACAATTTATAGGTCCCAACTGTCACCTACCGAACTCCAACTCACCTACCAACTCATCAGAAACCAATCACAAATCCATGATCCAAACATAACCCACAAACTGACAAACATAACTCACCATTTTTGTTGCACGTAAATAAAGTAATACCGCTATTGGATATCTGCAATAGCTGAACATAATAGCTGAACAATACATTCCCACAGAAGCAAAACAAACTCAGAGGAATGAGATCAGATCATTTTCATTTAACTGCGACAAAGATGCATTATGAAAAAACAATTGTACAACCGGGACCCTAACCTGAATTTGAAAAGAATGATGAATGATTAGTCTGTAATAAAAGTGCCGCCTCAATTGTAGGAAAATCTGCTTCAAGCTGTTGGACGTGAACCATTAGACCATGGCCTCTTGTAGCTGTTGCCATCACTTCTTCATGCAAATCATGAAATGTTTCAGCAGCAAACCTATCAACTACAACACCATTTCTCATGAGTCTATCTCAAATTAAACCACATAAGACTACATCCTATAATTCTAACAATGCAATGTATGGCGCAATCGGTATGAACTTTTTTTATAACCAAGCAAATTTGAACTCCTTATTCCATTACAGATTTTCAGTAACCAAATTGAAATTGAAGTCTTACTACTATAATTCATGATTAAAACTCAAAAATTCCAATTCCTAGATAACAGTATAAGCAATCTGCTAAATCAAACTCGGAGTCAATCTAGTAAAATTCGGAGTCAAACTCGATTCTTAGAACAAAAAAAATTCCGAAACAGAAATCCAGCACATCAGTCAAATTATCATCCCCAAACTCCAAACAACAATCCCTACAGGTTCACCATTCAGATCAAAACAGTAATTTCCAACTCTAAATTCCACAGTTGAAGAAATCAACAACACAACAAAAGAGTTTAAAAGGATGTCTCACAGTGAACAGTGAGTCGAAAACAATGACCCAAAACCCAAATTTCAGAAATTCATAAGCAAAGAACCGACAAAGGGGGACTTGGAGAGACTGACCTGAAGTTAACGAACGGTAGAAGCTTTCTAGGTGCAAACTGTCTCCAGAAGCAATCGTCATTCTCAATCGGTTCTCTGTCACTTTCTCATCCGTCTCTATCTCTTCCTGCGTGGAGGAAGACACGCGTGATAGTGCGGTGGCAACTCAGAAGCGATTCTTATCAACAAAAATGGTGGAAGAGTGGAAAAGAGACGGTTAGGGCGAAAATGGCAGAACCGTGAATAAACGGGAAAACGGGACGAACATGTAAGTTCCGGGAGGCCATATGAACAGGCTGTACGCGTT
This genomic interval carries:
- the LOC101309145 gene encoding uncharacterized protein LOC101309145 isoform 1, with product MTIASGDSLHLESFYRSLTSVDRFAAETFHDLHEEVMATATRGHGLMVHVQQLEADFPTIEAALLLQTNHSSFFSNSGCNRVFGTTSSCRSICAGCAQQTRSRIVLLRRRRGGLKIEKKGSWESEYDVQGYGRYESKQYFNFYISL